A single Bacteroidota bacterium DNA region contains:
- a CDS encoding efflux RND transporter periplasmic adaptor subunit yields the protein MKNIIIVSILFATLTACNNNEQTKNKTEATVNENMVQLTEVQLKNASIATGKLEQKNISSILKVNGMIDVPPQNMVSISVPLGGYLKSTKLLPGMHISKGETIAVMEDQQYIQLQQDYLTAKAKLIFSEAEFNRQKELNQSKASSDKIFQQAQADYTSQKVLVKSLSEKLQLIGINPETLNENNLSRSITIPSPIDGFVSKVNVNIGKYAKPEDVLFEIVNPADIHLALTIFEKDINKLFIGQKLIAYTNNNPEKKYPCEIILIGKDFGQDRSVEVHCHFEKYDATLIPGMFMNAEIEVQSNNALVLPSEAVVSFENKQYVFIAKNNTEFEMTEIKTGNTENGFTEIVLPTDKTLGNRNFVIKGAYSLLMKMKNTSEE from the coding sequence ATGAAGAACATAATTATCGTATCAATTTTGTTTGCAACGCTGACCGCTTGCAACAATAACGAGCAAACAAAAAATAAAACAGAAGCAACGGTAAACGAAAACATGGTTCAACTTACCGAAGTGCAATTAAAAAATGCGAGTATTGCAACGGGAAAACTGGAACAAAAAAATATTTCCTCCATTCTGAAAGTAAATGGAATGATTGATGTTCCACCGCAAAATATGGTATCCATCAGCGTTCCATTGGGCGGATATTTGAAATCCACTAAACTTTTGCCCGGCATGCATATCAGCAAAGGAGAAACTATTGCAGTGATGGAAGACCAGCAATATATCCAACTGCAACAGGATTATTTAACAGCAAAAGCAAAACTCATTTTCAGCGAAGCGGAATTTAATCGGCAGAAAGAACTTAATCAAAGTAAAGCCAGCAGTGATAAAATTTTTCAGCAAGCGCAAGCCGATTACACTTCGCAGAAAGTATTGGTGAAATCGCTTTCGGAAAAACTGCAACTCATCGGAATCAATCCCGAAACGCTGAATGAAAATAATTTATCACGAAGCATAACCATCCCTTCTCCTATTGACGGATTTGTTTCAAAAGTAAATGTCAACATAGGTAAATACGCAAAGCCAGAAGATGTATTGTTTGAAATAGTGAACCCTGCTGACATACATCTTGCGCTCACTATTTTTGAAAAAGACATCAATAAACTTTTCATCGGGCAGAAACTTATTGCTTACACAAACAATAATCCTGAAAAAAAATATCCTTGTGAAATAATTCTTATCGGGAAAGATTTCGGGCAGGATAGAAGTGTTGAAGTCCACTGTCATTTTGAAAAATATGACGCTACGCTTATCCCCGGAATGTTTATGAATGCAGAAATTGAAGTGCAGAGCAATAACGCTTTGGTTTTGCCTTCGGAGGCTGTTGTAAGTTTTGAAAACAAGCAATATGTTTTCATAGCAAAAAACAATACTGAATTTGAAATGACAGAAATAAAAACAGGTAACACCGAAAACGGATTTACAGAAATTGTTTTGCCAACGGATAAAACTTTGGGAAATCGTAACTTTGTCATCAAAGGGGCATATTCCTTACTGATGAAAATGAAAAACACATCAGAGGAGTAA
- a CDS encoding gliding motility-associated C-terminal domain-containing protein: MKRIIFKPILFIIPCLIAISNSYSQTAQLIVSPNDTVCPNDSVTITIQNSTGTVFWSTGSFGLSIMVNPTITTTYYAINDYGGTNDTLYATITVRTVQSFIDIHPGGMYCKGDTFFSILLINPIGSVLWSTGDTTNVIFVSPPTTQTYWFINDVGTNCADTVYETISVFPDATPVITTTSSIFCNGMPATVSLNNPVGNILWSTGETTSSISVIPSFNSYLYVINDYQGNCPDTGYISINGIPSEIWLPNAFSPNDDGENDDFKIYGGTPSEFRLRIFNRWGEKLFDSNNPNEGWDGKHKEQECPSGVYSWVVSYFNSCSDNMQQISGNVTLLR, from the coding sequence ATGAAAAGAATAATCTTTAAGCCAATTCTTTTTATTATTCCTTGCTTGATAGCAATTTCCAATTCATATTCGCAAACCGCTCAATTGATTGTATCTCCAAATGATACTGTTTGTCCTAACGATTCGGTCACAATAACAATTCAAAATTCTACAGGCACAGTTTTCTGGAGCACAGGTTCTTTTGGTCTTTCTATTATGGTGAATCCCACAATCACTACTACCTACTATGCCATTAATGATTATGGCGGAACGAATGACACGTTATATGCGACAATAACTGTAAGGACTGTACAATCCTTTATTGATATTCATCCCGGTGGAATGTATTGTAAGGGCGATACTTTTTTTTCTATCCTTCTCATAAATCCTATAGGCAGTGTGTTATGGAGTACAGGTGATACAACAAACGTTATATTTGTCAGCCCGCCAACTACACAGACATATTGGTTTATAAACGATGTCGGTACTAACTGTGCCGACACTGTATATGAAACTATTTCCGTATTTCCTGACGCTACACCTGTAATAACTACCACAAGCAGTATATTTTGCAATGGCATGCCTGCAACTGTTTCCTTGAACAATCCTGTAGGAAATATTTTATGGTCAACAGGAGAAACTACTTCTTCTATTTCAGTTATACCTTCTTTCAATAGTTACTTGTATGTGATAAATGATTATCAGGGCAACTGTCCTGATACAGGATATATTTCTATCAATGGAATACCCTCAGAAATTTGGCTTCCTAATGCTTTTTCTCCGAATGACGATGGAGAAAATGATGACTTCAAAATTTATGGCGGAACACCTTCGGAATTTAGGTTAAGAATTTTTAACCGGTGGGGAGAAAAATTATTTGATTCAAATAATCCCAATGAGGGATGGGATGGAAAACACAAGGAACAAGAATGTCCATCGGGAGTTTATTCATGGGTGGTATCCTATTTTAATTCCTGTTCTGATAATATGCAACAAATATCGGGCAATGTAACTTTATTGAGATAA
- a CDS encoding FAD:protein FMN transferase: MKKFYWLSLIFFLACNSGEKQLVKLEGKTMGTTYHISYLSSDKKDMSSNSTNFQTEIDSLLVEFNNSVSTYIPSSTISKVNKPDTMIEVDEYFVEVFRKAQDVSEKTDGAFDITVMPLVNGWGFGYTDTIRMDSAVVDSLQQLVGYRNIGLIERNEKYFVRKKDKRIQVDFSAIAKGYGVDLVGMLLEERGIENYMAEIGGEVRAKGKNEKGEVWRIGVEKPIDDPSAANHELKDILKLENKSLATSGNYRNFYYRNGKKVSHEIDPMTGYPALNNLLSVTVIADDCMTADAFATAFMVMGLEKTLNYLQKDSTLNVYLIYADEKGEMKVMMTSTIKGVVVP; the protein is encoded by the coding sequence ATGAAAAAATTTTACTGGTTATCACTTATTTTTTTTCTGGCTTGCAATTCAGGTGAAAAGCAATTAGTAAAGTTGGAAGGAAAAACAATGGGAACGACCTATCATATTTCCTATTTGTCTTCCGATAAAAAAGACATGAGCAGTAATTCAACTAATTTTCAGACTGAGATTGATTCACTTCTTGTTGAATTTAATAATTCAGTTTCTACTTATATTCCTTCTTCCACTATTTCCAAAGTGAATAAGCCAGATACGATGATTGAAGTGGATGAATATTTTGTTGAAGTTTTCAGAAAAGCACAGGATGTTTCTGAAAAAACGGATGGAGCATTTGATATAACGGTGATGCCTTTAGTCAATGGGTGGGGATTTGGATATACAGATACAATCAGAATGGATAGTGCTGTTGTGGATTCGTTGCAGCAATTAGTGGGGTATAGGAATATTGGTTTAATAGAAAGAAATGAAAAGTATTTTGTGAGAAAAAAAGACAAACGGATACAAGTTGATTTCAGCGCCATTGCAAAAGGATACGGAGTTGATTTGGTGGGAATGTTGCTGGAGGAACGAGGAATTGAAAATTATATGGCAGAGATTGGCGGAGAAGTGAGAGCAAAAGGGAAAAATGAAAAAGGGGAAGTATGGAGAATTGGAGTTGAGAAACCTATTGATGACCCAAGTGCAGCCAATCATGAGTTGAAAGATATTCTTAAATTGGAAAACAAATCATTGGCGACTTCTGGCAACTACCGGAATTTTTATTACCGAAACGGAAAAAAAGTCTCTCACGAAATTGACCCGATGACGGGCTATCCTGCGCTGAATAATTTATTGAGCGTTACAGTTATTGCCGATGATTGCATGACAGCCGATGCGTTTGCTACAGCATTTATGGTGATGGGACTTGAAAAAACTTTGAACTATTTACAAAAAGATTCTACGCTGAATGTTTACCTGATTTATGCTGATGAAAAAGGAGAGATGAAAGTTATGATGACTTCAACCATAAAGGGCGTTGTCGTACCCTAA
- a CDS encoding 2-oxoacid:acceptor oxidoreductase subunit alpha, with the protein MTTPTQENTKQKTKKELKESVVLFAGDSGDGIQLTGTQFTNTNALFGNDISTFPNYPAEIRAPAGTLAGVSGFQLNFGSVNIHTAGDHCDVLVVMNAAALKASLSSLRLNGIIIANTAGFEPKNLELAKYPKGVNPLKNGSLDNYTVHEIDITKLTRACLEGSGMGVKEIDRSKNMFVLGFILWMYNRSMEPSISFLKEQFKKRPELIDTNIKVLKAGYNYGDTTETFTTRYEVKAAPMPKGIYRSIMGNQATAIGLIAAAKKSGLTLFYGTYPITPASDILHELAKHKNFGVKTFQAEDEIAAVCSAIGASFGGNLGITGSSGPGIALKGEAIGLAVMLELPLVIINVQRGGPSTGLPTKTEQADLLQAMYGRNGECPLVVVAASSPSDCFTMAYEACRISLEHMVPVMLLTDGYIANGSEPWRFPKASELADIKVNFATKKNSVIQNGAETIEKYLPYLRDEKLSRPWAIPGTKGLEHRVGGIEKEHETGNISYEPDNHEFMVKMRQAKVDKVEDYIPEQKIDSGPAPVLSGKEKGKILVLGWGSTYGSIKTAVKDCIASGIDVSHAQVKYMNPLPKNLGRLLKNFDKVLMPEINNGQFSKIIRDKFLIDAIPFNKIKGNPFTSGELKKKIEELNK; encoded by the coding sequence ATGACAACCCCCACTCAAGAAAACACAAAACAAAAAACGAAGAAAGAGTTAAAGGAATCAGTCGTTCTGTTTGCAGGAGATTCAGGTGACGGCATCCAGTTAACCGGAACGCAGTTCACCAACACCAACGCACTTTTCGGAAACGATATCAGCACTTTCCCGAATTATCCGGCAGAGATACGCGCGCCTGCAGGAACGCTCGCAGGAGTTTCGGGCTTCCAGTTGAACTTTGGCAGTGTGAATATTCACACCGCAGGCGACCATTGCGATGTTCTAGTAGTGATGAATGCCGCTGCCCTGAAAGCAAGTTTGTCTTCTCTCAGACTCAACGGAATAATTATCGCTAACACAGCAGGATTTGAACCAAAAAATCTTGAACTGGCGAAATATCCGAAAGGAGTCAATCCGCTAAAAAATGGTTCGCTTGATAATTATACTGTTCACGAAATTGATATCACAAAACTTACCCGCGCTTGCCTGGAAGGATCCGGCATGGGCGTGAAAGAAATTGACCGTTCCAAAAATATGTTTGTACTCGGTTTCATTTTATGGATGTACAACCGCTCCATGGAACCTTCAATTAGTTTTTTGAAAGAACAATTCAAAAAGCGCCCCGAACTTATTGATACCAACATAAAAGTTTTAAAAGCCGGATACAATTACGGTGACACCACCGAAACTTTCACTACACGTTACGAAGTGAAAGCCGCTCCCATGCCGAAAGGAATCTATCGGAGCATAATGGGAAACCAGGCAACCGCCATCGGGTTAATTGCCGCAGCAAAAAAATCCGGGCTCACACTTTTCTACGGAACGTATCCGATAACACCTGCATCAGATATTCTTCACGAACTTGCCAAGCATAAAAATTTCGGAGTAAAAACTTTTCAGGCGGAAGATGAAATTGCTGCCGTGTGCTCTGCTATTGGCGCATCCTTCGGAGGAAACCTTGGCATAACAGGTTCCTCTGGTCCAGGCATTGCGCTGAAAGGCGAAGCCATCGGTCTTGCCGTAATGCTTGAACTTCCGCTCGTAATTATTAATGTGCAGCGTGGCGGTCCTTCAACCGGGCTTCCCACAAAAACCGAACAAGCCGATTTGCTCCAAGCGATGTACGGAAGAAATGGCGAATGTCCTTTGGTAGTGGTTGCCGCTTCTTCACCATCCGATTGTTTCACGATGGCGTATGAAGCATGCCGGATTTCTCTGGAGCACATGGTTCCTGTAATGCTGCTGACTGACGGATACATTGCGAATGGATCTGAGCCATGGCGTTTCCCGAAAGCTTCTGAACTTGCAGACATTAAAGTGAATTTTGCAACAAAGAAAAATTCCGTAATACAGAATGGCGCAGAAACTATTGAAAAATATCTCCCTTACCTGCGTGATGAAAAACTTTCACGCCCCTGGGCAATTCCCGGAACAAAAGGATTGGAGCATCGAGTGGGAGGAATAGAAAAAGAACATGAAACCGGAAATATTTCTTACGAGCCGGACAATCATGAATTCATGGTGAAGATGAGACAAGCGAAAGTGGATAAGGTAGAGGATTATATTCCCGAACAGAAGATTGATAGCGGACCTGCCCCTGTTCTTTCGGGGAAAGAAAAAGGAAAAATTCTTGTTCTCGGATGGGGTTCTACTTATGGTTCTATTAAAACTGCTGTGAAAGATTGCATCGCAAGTGGCATTGATGTTTCTCACGCGCAGGTGAAGTACATGAATCCTCTTCCAAAGAATCTCGGTCGCCTTTTGAAGAACTTTGACAAAGTGCTGATGCCGGAAATCAACAACGGACAGTTTTCTAAAATCATCCGTGATAAATTTCTGATAGATGCTATTCCGTTCAATAAAATAAAAGGAAATCCTTTTACATCAGGAGAATTGAAAAAGAAAATTGAAGAACTAAATAAATAA
- a CDS encoding T9SS type A sorting domain-containing protein yields MKKIIYSAAFVCISAIANAQSIPNGNFEAWTSGTYEYPQYYPYTSNTDAFFRYQTPFNCVKTTDAYQGTYAVQLTTNASATDTAGAYFVNPINGEDPSTWTGGIPYTQKPTGIRGYYKYNVASSDSGLIIVTFSNGGINIGSYFFKVGGIKTTYTLFNFTLSPALAITPDSVVFAATSSDFMVGNGIPGSILKIDSISFTGVTSQPAQMNGSFETWLSQTVNRPDNWYLGGGDGNGMNRTTDAAAGNYAIELTTYLGSSKSGPPTARSGQVSTGYYKNNCSGPNCQKGGYPFSNQQDTLVFSYKYVPSGNDSAQVWLNFKKSGSQIWSTGKNLAASATYQTVQIPFNVGQAPDTVIVQAQSSLWQDSALTYIGSNLKIDEIHFKSQPLNTSVPVFSFDNHISVFPNPSNGKANVIISQFEDLKMKDIEIYNMYGAEVAANFQINSSSNFQIDLSEQPDGIYLIKMTSNGKTFTKKLIVNK; encoded by the coding sequence ATGAAAAAAATCATCTACTCCGCAGCGTTCGTTTGCATAAGCGCTATTGCTAATGCACAATCAATTCCCAACGGGAATTTTGAAGCATGGACTTCGGGTACTTATGAGTATCCTCAATACTATCCGTACACATCAAATACAGATGCGTTTTTCAGATACCAAACTCCCTTTAATTGTGTGAAGACAACAGATGCTTATCAGGGAACTTATGCCGTGCAACTTACTACCAATGCATCTGCAACCGATACAGCGGGCGCCTATTTTGTAAACCCAATCAATGGTGAAGACCCCTCCACATGGACAGGAGGAATACCCTACACTCAAAAACCGACAGGGATAAGAGGGTATTATAAATACAATGTTGCTTCTTCTGATTCAGGATTAATTATTGTGACTTTCAGTAATGGAGGAATCAATATCGGAAGTTATTTTTTCAAAGTAGGAGGTATCAAAACTACGTATACGTTGTTCAACTTTACGTTAAGTCCTGCGCTTGCTATCACTCCCGATTCGGTAGTGTTTGCTGCCACTTCAAGTGATTTTATGGTGGGCAATGGTATTCCGGGAAGTATTTTAAAAATAGACAGCATCTCTTTTACAGGAGTAACCAGCCAGCCCGCACAAATGAATGGCTCTTTTGAAACATGGCTAAGCCAAACAGTTAACAGACCTGACAATTGGTATTTGGGTGGTGGTGATGGAAATGGAATGAACAGAACCACCGATGCTGCTGCCGGCAATTATGCAATAGAATTAACCACTTATCTTGGAAGTAGTAAGAGTGGACCCCCAACTGCCCGCTCAGGACAAGTTTCAACCGGATATTACAAAAATAATTGCAGCGGTCCTAATTGCCAAAAAGGCGGATACCCTTTTTCCAACCAACAAGATACGCTGGTGTTTTCTTATAAATATGTTCCTTCCGGAAATGACAGCGCGCAGGTATGGTTAAATTTTAAAAAGTCTGGCTCACAAATATGGAGCACAGGAAAAAATCTTGCTGCATCTGCAACGTATCAAACAGTTCAGATTCCATTCAATGTTGGGCAAGCGCCTGATACGGTAATTGTACAAGCGCAATCTTCACTGTGGCAGGATTCTGCGCTTACGTATATCGGATCGAATTTAAAGATTGATGAAATACATTTCAAATCACAGCCGCTGAATACATCTGTTCCGGTTTTTTCATTTGACAATCATATTTCTGTATTCCCGAATCCTTCAAACGGAAAAGCAAATGTGATAATTAGCCAATTTGAAGATTTGAAAATGAAAGACATTGAAATATATAATATGTACGGAGCAGAAGTGGCTGCTAATTTTCAAATTAACTCATCTTCAAATTTTCAAATTGATTTGAGCGAACAGCCCGATGGAATTTATTTAATTAAGATGACATCGAACGGAAAAACATTCACAAAGAAGTTAATTGTAAATAAATAA
- a CDS encoding four helix bundle protein: MHIKMDIEELRVYQQSMALGEKVWDIVLKWNWFAKDTVGKQLVKAVDSVASNLSEGFGRYHYREAVHFYYYSRGSLYETKTWLTKANNRKLISDNDFKFFMKEIKDIGVKLNNYINSIGKQKQPNDN, from the coding sequence ATACATATAAAAATGGATATTGAAGAATTAAGAGTTTATCAGCAATCAATGGCACTTGGAGAAAAAGTTTGGGATATTGTTTTGAAGTGGAATTGGTTTGCAAAAGACACGGTTGGCAAACAATTAGTAAAAGCAGTTGATTCTGTTGCATCTAATTTGAGTGAGGGCTTTGGAAGATATCACTACCGCGAAGCAGTACATTTTTATTATTACTCAAGGGGCTCTCTTTACGAAACTAAAACATGGCTGACAAAAGCAAATAATCGCAAACTTATTTCCGATAATGATTTCAAATTTTTTATGAAAGAGATTAAAGATATTGGTGTAAAACTCAATAATTATATTAATTCAATCGGGAAACAAAAACAACCGAATGACAACTGA
- a CDS encoding 2-oxoacid:ferredoxin oxidoreductase subunit beta has protein sequence MSTANPTSEKTTPKDFVSDQEVRWCPGCGDYSILKQVQTIMPDLGIPREKIAFVAGIGCSSRFPYYMDTYGLHSIHGRATAVASGLKVTRPDLSVWLVTGDGDGLSIGGNHMIHLLRRNININILLFNNEIYGLTKGQYSPTSHEGAVTKSTPLGSIDHPFNPLALTLGAGATFIARSMDRDPIHLRTILKRAHEHHGTSFVEIYQNCNVFNDGAFEVFTEKASKKEETIFMEHGKPLIFGTNNDKGVKLDGFKPVIVNVADVSANDLWIHDERDEMKATLLTRFFDDPKKEGHLPRPFGIFYIEDRTIYEDAMTAQINETKKSRGEGDLDTLLRGRETWTIN, from the coding sequence ATGAGTACAGCAAACCCCACATCTGAAAAAACAACACCGAAAGATTTTGTCAGCGATCAGGAAGTGCGCTGGTGTCCCGGCTGCGGAGATTATTCTATTCTCAAGCAGGTGCAAACCATCATGCCTGATTTGGGAATTCCAAGAGAGAAGATTGCGTTTGTTGCCGGTATCGGATGTTCTTCACGCTTTCCATATTATATGGATACGTACGGATTGCACAGCATTCACGGGCGTGCCACTGCTGTTGCATCGGGCTTGAAAGTAACCCGTCCTGACCTGAGCGTGTGGCTTGTTACCGGTGATGGCGATGGACTTTCCATAGGAGGAAATCACATGATTCATCTTTTGAGAAGGAACATCAACATTAACATTCTTCTTTTCAATAATGAAATTTATGGCTTGACAAAAGGACAATATTCTCCCACTTCGCACGAAGGGGCTGTAACCAAATCAACTCCGCTGGGTTCGATTGATCATCCATTCAATCCGCTTGCGCTTACGCTGGGTGCCGGAGCAACTTTCATCGCGCGAAGCATGGATAGAGATCCGATTCATTTGCGCACCATTCTGAAAAGAGCGCACGAACATCACGGAACTTCATTCGTAGAGATTTATCAGAACTGCAACGTGTTTAACGATGGAGCGTTTGAAGTGTTCACCGAGAAAGCCAGCAAGAAAGAAGAAACTATTTTTATGGAACACGGCAAACCGCTTATCTTTGGAACGAACAATGATAAAGGAGTTAAACTTGATGGCTTCAAGCCTGTGATTGTAAACGTTGCTGATGTTTCGGCAAACGATTTATGGATTCATGATGAGCGCGATGAAATGAAAGCCACCCTGCTCACACGCTTCTTTGACGATCCGAAAAAAGAAGGACATTTGCCAAGACCATTCGGAATCTTTTACATTGAAGACCGTACTATTTATGAAGATGCGATGACCGCACAGATAAATGAAACCAAAAAATCAAGAGGCGAAGGAGATTTGGATACATTACTCAGAGGAAGAGAAACATGGACGATTAATTAG
- a CDS encoding T9SS type A sorting domain-containing protein gives MKNLKHILVFISISAYLLISTFAFAQSYIRTDTIPVKENGNWLKFPWVGGHNYVQLSAIDMNFDGIKDLFVFDRTGHKTTAYINGGTPNTVDYYDSTAKYASKFPHLEDWVLIRDYNCDGLPDIFTYAITIGGIKVWRNTSTAGNLQFTLQTNYIQSDYTPTVTTDPLTNLFVSRVDIPTIDDVDGDGDLDVLTFDFANTFLEYHINRSQEKGYACDSLIFQLDTNGCWGNFTEDLSGCGVNLISCRIGNSSPTPTSDARNLRLSIGEGESTSNSSPNGGGREGALHAGNCSLCIDLDADGDKEILLGQLSCCNFVMLTNGGTPASANMIAKDTTFPSYNIPASLTAFPCGYFVDVNNDNKRDLIVCPNAPNISIDKASLWYYENTGTDSAPIFSRKKRSFLQEDMIDAGEGADPVFFDFDNDGLTDLLISNYTMVTDSCPDTYSYNVHAYKNIGTASAPKFDLVNTDYANLSAQLPNVSGKHLTFGDLDNDGDADMFIGEYGGYIDYFTNTGGAGPAIFTLTTQYYQNNLGNPIDVGDYATPQLIDADRDGDLDLIIGEQWGNLNYYKNIGTPTAASFSLATTSFGGVDVLKACCTGYSVPFMYDSAGSYRLIVGSEANRNYPPQGWLWQYKNIDGNLAGNFTRVDSMYQNIWEGKRMTVNGKDMTGDGMLDLVVGNFCGGVAFYMGDTNATGIQELNNETSFDFSIYPNPTSGKIEVRSKMSGVRRLEIYNVFGELVYSLNPVGNNSNGVNPPFTQSLIDLSEAPNGIYFCKISGEKFFKTKKLIVLK, from the coding sequence ATGAAAAACCTTAAACACATACTTGTATTCATCAGCATATCCGCATATCTGCTAATCAGCACATTTGCCTTTGCCCAATCCTACATCCGCACCGATACTATCCCAGTAAAAGAAAACGGCAACTGGCTGAAATTTCCCTGGGTGGGCGGGCACAATTATGTTCAACTCTCAGCTATTGATATGAACTTTGACGGCATCAAAGACCTTTTTGTTTTTGACCGAACCGGACACAAAACAACTGCCTACATTAATGGCGGCACTCCGAACACAGTAGATTATTATGATTCCACTGCAAAGTATGCATCCAAGTTTCCTCACCTCGAAGATTGGGTTCTCATCCGCGATTACAATTGCGATGGACTACCGGATATTTTCACGTATGCAATCACTATTGGCGGAATAAAAGTATGGAGAAACACTTCTACAGCCGGAAACCTACAGTTCACCTTGCAAACAAACTATATTCAATCCGATTATACACCAACTGTTACTACTGATCCTCTGACAAATCTTTTCGTGAGCCGTGTGGATATTCCAACCATTGACGATGTGGATGGTGATGGCGATTTAGATGTGCTCACGTTTGATTTCGCCAATACTTTTCTTGAATATCACATCAACAGATCTCAGGAAAAAGGATACGCCTGCGACAGTTTGATTTTTCAATTAGATACAAACGGATGCTGGGGAAATTTTACAGAAGACCTTAGCGGATGCGGTGTAAACCTTATTTCATGCAGGATAGGAAATTCAAGCCCCACTCCAACGAGCGATGCTCGCAACCTACGGTTGTCCATTGGGGAGGGAGAAAGTACATCCAACTCCTCCCCTAACGGGGGAGGCAGGGAGGGGGCTTTGCATGCCGGCAACTGCTCCCTCTGCATTGATTTGGATGCCGATGGCGATAAAGAAATTTTGCTCGGGCAATTATCCTGCTGCAATTTTGTGATGCTGACCAATGGCGGTACACCAGCTTCCGCTAACATGATTGCCAAGGATACCACCTTCCCTTCCTATAATATACCCGCATCGCTCACCGCTTTTCCTTGTGGATATTTTGTTGATGTGAACAACGATAATAAGCGCGATCTGATTGTTTGCCCCAACGCCCCCAACATTTCCATTGACAAAGCAAGCCTCTGGTATTACGAAAACACAGGTACAGACAGCGCGCCCATCTTCTCGCGTAAGAAAAGAAGTTTCCTTCAGGAAGATATGATTGATGCGGGCGAAGGCGCTGACCCTGTTTTTTTTGATTTCGATAACGATGGGCTTACCGATCTGCTCATTTCTAATTACACCATGGTTACCGATTCATGTCCTGACACTTATTCTTATAATGTGCATGCCTATAAAAATATCGGCACTGCTTCCGCTCCCAAGTTTGACCTTGTAAATACCGATTACGCAAATCTTTCCGCACAATTGCCCAATGTTTCAGGAAAACACCTTACGTTCGGTGACCTTGACAATGATGGTGACGCGGATATGTTTATAGGTGAGTATGGCGGCTATATCGATTATTTTACAAACACAGGTGGAGCAGGTCCAGCTATTTTTACGCTCACCACACAATACTATCAAAATAACTTAGGCAATCCAATTGACGTTGGCGATTACGCCACTCCTCAACTGATAGATGCAGACCGTGATGGAGATTTGGATTTGATAATCGGAGAACAGTGGGGCAACCTGAACTATTACAAAAACATAGGAACGCCAACCGCAGCATCCTTTTCTCTTGCTACAACATCTTTTGGCGGAGTAGATGTATTGAAGGCATGCTGCACCGGATACAGTGTTCCGTTTATGTATGACAGTGCCGGAAGTTACAGATTGATTGTTGGCAGCGAAGCAAACAGAAATTATCCGCCACAGGGCTGGCTCTGGCAGTATAAAAATATTGACGGAAACCTTGCAGGAAATTTCACACGCGTAGATTCCATGTATCAGAATATCTGGGAAGGAAAACGCATGACCGTGAATGGAAAAGATATGACCGGTGATGGCATGCTGGATCTGGTGGTTGGAAATTTTTGCGGTGGTGTTGCGTTTTATATGGGAGATACAAATGCTACCGGAATTCAGGAATTAAATAACGAAACCTCTTTTGACTTCAGCATTTATCCGAATCCAACAAGCGGAAAAATAGAAGTAAGAAGTAAGATGTCAGGAGTCAGAAGGTTAGAAATCTATAATGTATTTGGTGAGTTAGTGTATTCACTTAACCCCGTAGGAAACAATTCCAACGGGGTAAATCCCCCATTCACTCAATCACTTATTGACCTGAGCGAAGCGCCCAATGGAATTTACTTTTGCAAAATAAGTGGAGAAAAGTTCTTCAAAACAAAAAAACTTATTGTACTAAAATAA
- a CDS encoding carboxypeptidase regulatory-like domain-containing protein codes for MKKVYCLLLIVYCLLFFSCHKEGPGGKATIKGVVKHNSVAIPGAAMYIKYGAKESPGTNVTYYDESVTSDAQANYKFADLRKGSYYLFAVGFDSLIIQTVTGGIPIEIKSKTENVEADVPVTGP; via the coding sequence ATGAAAAAAGTTTATTGTTTACTGCTTATTGTTTACTGTTTACTGTTTTTCTCCTGCCACAAAGAAGGTCCGGGCGGGAAAGCCACCATTAAAGGAGTTGTAAAACATAATTCCGTGGCGATTCCGGGTGCAGCGATGTATATTAAATACGGAGCAAAAGAATCTCCCGGAACCAATGTTACCTATTATGATGAAAGCGTGACTTCCGATGCGCAGGCAAATTATAAGTTCGCGGATCTAAGAAAAGGTTCTTACTATTTGTTTGCCGTGGGCTTTGACAGTTTGATTATTCAAACCGTGACAGGTGGCATTCCTATAGAGATAAAAAGCAAAACCGAAAATGTGGAAGCTGATGTGCCGGTGACGGGACCGTAA